A genomic window from Vanessa atalanta chromosome 7, ilVanAtal1.2, whole genome shotgun sequence includes:
- the LOC125065269 gene encoding acid sphingomyelinase-like phosphodiesterase 3a, which translates to MKIVSLLLTLVCVMTFKVTQAKIGYFWHITDFHYDPLYTAQGDTRRHCRRADERGSSGHHRALGRLGDYSCDSSLELIQSALRYMRTRHSENVEFVLWTGDIVADQYSSNEDNRYQAIRNVTELLRMTFSSHFVFPVLGHTDPAPSETLTNLWSHWLPMEALQTLKNGGYYTIEQSHSKLRIVALNTNLFSLSEANGVHARRQWEWLDQVLEKATTNNEMVYIVGHAAPGSDSRYNAYSVDANTKYLRLVRRHARIIAGQFFGHLHVDTFRVIYDKEQPVSWAFLAPSVSPHHDPAGSSNPGLRLYKFDSDNGKVLDYTQFYLDLAVANRAGAGAGAVAGAEWVAEYNLTQYYVLRDVSAESLHHLADKLRIGTTQEMTMFYKYLRAYNVRHESADNCDGACAHQHFCAITCLEHIAYRQCVEAAASALAASGRSASLTAPLVNMILTLIISIVVL; encoded by the exons GATACTTCTGGCATATAACGGACTTTCATTACGACCCACTTTACACCGCACAGGGCGATACTAGAAGAC ATTGTCGAAGAGCAGATGAACGAGGAAGTTCAGGTCATCACCGCGCACTCGGGCGTCTCGGTGATTACTCATGCGATAGCTCTCTTGAGCTCATCCAATCAGCATTACGATATATGCGTACGAGACACTCGGAAAACGTTGAATTCGTACTTTGGACGGG TGACATCGTCGCCGATCAATATTCCAGTAATGAAGACAATAGGTACCAGGCGATCAGAAACGTGACAGAACTTCTTCGGATGACCTTTAGTTCCCACTTCGTTTTTCCTGTCCTGGGTCACACAGATCCTGCACCATCTGAAACATTAACCAACCTTTGGAGTCATTGGCTTCCAATGGAAGCTTTACAAACGTTGAAAAATg GTGGTTACTACACAATAGAGCAGTCACACAGCAAACTGAGGATTGTAGCTCTAAACACGAACCTGTTTAGCCTCAGTGAAGCAAATGGCGTACATGCACGACGTCAATGGGAATGGTTGGATCAAGTATTGGAAAAAGCAACGACCAACAACGAAATG GTCTACATTGTGGGCCACGCAGCGCCCGGCTCCGATTCCAGATATAACGCCTACTCCGTCGACGCCAACACTAAATACCTACGGCTCGTACGGCGACACGCGCGGATCATAGCTGGACAGTTCTTTGGACATCTACACGTTGATACCTTCAGAGTCATTTATGATAAag aaCAACCCGTTTCTTGGGCGTTTCTCGCGCCATCTGTGAGCCCTCATCACGACCCAGCGGGATCGTCCAATCCAGGTCTTAGACTTTACAAATTCGACTCCGACAATGGTAAG GTATTAGACTACACACAGTTTTATTTGGACTTGGCTGTGGCTAACCGGGCGGGAGCGGGAGCGGGAGCGGTGGCGGGCGCTGAATGGGTCGCGGAATACAATTTGACACAATATTACGTGCTGAGAGACGTGTCTGCTGAATCGTTGCACCATCTAGCTGACAAGCTGAGGATAGGCACGACGCAAGAAATGACGATGTTTTACAA ATATTTACGTGCATACAATGTCAGGCATGAAAGTGCTGACAACTGTGACGGCGCATGCGCGCACCAACACTTTTGCGCCATCACTTGTTTAGAACATATAGCGTACCGTCAGTGCGTGGAAGCGGCAGCTAGCGCCCTTGCCGCATCTGGTCGTTCCGCTTCGCTCACCGCTCCGCTTGTGAACATGATATTAACCCTAATAATAAGTATCGTTGTGCTTTAA